The following coding sequences are from one Culex quinquefasciatus strain JHB chromosome 1, VPISU_Cqui_1.0_pri_paternal, whole genome shotgun sequence window:
- the LOC6037487 gene encoding myeloperoxidase: MRVNLPSERMTDERTPLTLGPPPPLDTDSGSSYVHQHKGYETLRERQVKTFQCWICSAILGAFVIGIIISLSYIILGDARKGAANVTNTTESANFPDLFNLISFPLADESIPTWDGPDVSDEDAAAAISEGEKALGDKELLEEALTAPPVNSPTYRHQRAVSTSLAARLVSKLGYVENKATKAIARKFNMNKRHRRWSIGKGLALKLPRVNETQVCDFNARYRTNNGTCNNRKQPYSYGVALIPFRRQLTPDYGDGVSSPRESVDRKALPSARQVSIELHRPSYHNDPNFSVMLAVWGQFLDHDITSTALNQGVGGKAIECCDPGQPQHPECYPVKLGPGDPYFHEYNLTCMNFVRSIPASTGHLGPRQQLNQATAYIDGSVVYGSDDAKVKRLRSGIDGRLRMLTTPDNRELLPQSTDPNDGCNEASMNAAGKYCFESGDDRSNENLHLTSMHLIWARHHNNLTGELKKVNPEWDDERLFQEARRILAAQMQHITYSEFVPVIIGANNSDQMGISPTPDSDRDTYNSSVDASIANIFAAAAFRFAHTLLPTLMKQTRDPTSSASGIELHKMLFNPYSLYGSTGLDDAIGGAMSTPLGKYDQFFTTELTERLFEKSEDLLHDRPCGLDLVSLNIQRGRDHGLPSYPHWRKHCRLPPVDTWAQMADAVDPGSLEQMKKMYAEPENVDVYSGALSEPPVKGGVVGPLITCLLGDQFVRLKQGDSFWYERRRGPQRFTRDQLQQIYNTKLSSIICRNSDAISHSPVDLMRKVDRNQNPERPCSELDTFDFGAFRERKKDLTGRVKVATAKVGVLVIQTSSTSTEASVGTSATEPSTTSTTGAATTTTTTASVPAT, translated from the exons ATGCGAGTTAATCTACCTAGTGAAA GAATGACCGACGAAAGGACACCGTTGACGCTGGGACCGCCCCCGCCGTTGGACACGGACAGCGGATCGTCCTACGTTCACCAGCACAAGGGTTACGAAACTTTGCGGGAGCGCCAGGTTAAGACCTTCCAGTGTTGGATCTGCTCCGCCATTTT ggGAGCCTTCGTGATCGGAATTATCATAAGCCTCAGTTACATAATTCTGGGCGACGCAAGAAAAGGAGCGGCCAACGTTACGAACACTACCGAGTCGGCGAATTTCCCGGATTTGTTTAATCTGATTAGCTTTCCGCTTGCCG ACGAATCGATTCCGACTTGGGACGGACCGGATGTGAGCGATGAAGATGCGGCGGCGGCAATATCCGAAGGAGAGAAAGCCTTGGGCGATAAGGAACTGCTGGAGGAAGCGTTGACGGCTCCACCGGTCAATTCTCCGACCTACCGACATCAGCGTGCTGTGAGTACCTCGTTGGCCGCGCGTTTGGTGTCCAAGTTGGGCTACGTCGAGAACAAGGCGACCAAGGCGATCGCCCGAAAGTTCAACATGAACAAGCGACACCGTCGTTGGAGTATCGGAAAGGGTCTGGCACTTAAGCTTCCTCGCGTGAACGAAACTCAGGTGTGTGACTTCAACGCGCGATACAGGACTAACAACGGCACTTGTAATAACCGAAAGCAACCGTATTCTTACGGAGTGGCATTGATCCCCTTCCGTCGTCAGCTGACCCCGGACTACGGTGACGGTGTTTCGAGTCCACGAGAATCGGTTGATAGGAAAGCATTGCCTAGTGCACGGCAGGTTTCAATAGAGTTGCATCGTCCCTCGTACCACAACGATCCGAACTTCTCGGTAATGCTTGCTGTTTGGGGTCAATTCTTGGATCACGACATCACGTCTACTGCGTTGAATCAGGGAGTTGGCGGCAAGGCGATCGAATGTTGCGATCCAGGTCAACCTCAACATCCGGAGTGCTACCCGGTCAAGCTTGGACCGGGAGATCCTTACTTCCACGAATATAACTTGACATGTATGAACTTTGTTCGGTCTATACCGGCAAGTACGGGTCATTTGGGACCGCGTCAGCAGTTGAACCAAGCCACGGCTTATATCGATGGATCGGTCGTGTACGGTTCGGACGACGCCAAAGTTAAGCGGCTGAGATCAGGCATAGATGGACGCTTGCGCATGTTAACCACCCCAGACAATCGAGAACTGCTACCACAATCTACTGATCCCAATGATGGCTGTAACGAAGCGAGCATGAACGCAGCCGGCAAGTATTGCTTCGAGTCTGGAGACGATCGTTCGAACGAAAATCTTCATCTGACCTCGATGCACTTGATCTGGGCAAGACACCACAATAATTTGACCGGGGAGCTCAAGAAGGTCAATCCGGAGTGGGACGACGAGCGGTTGTTCCAGGAAGCGCGACGAATCTTGGCTGCCCAGATGCAGCATATAACCTACAGTGAATTTGTTCCCGTTATCATCGGAGCTAACAACAGTGACCAAATGGGTATTTCGCCGACTCCGGACAGCGATCGCGACACTTACAACTCTTCGGTAGATGCCTCTATCGCCAACATATTCGCGGCAGCGGCCTTCCGTTTTGCTCACACGTTGCTTCCG ACCCTGATGAAACAAACACGCGATCCGACGAGTTCTGCATCCGGAATCGAGCTGCATAAAATGTTGTTCAACCCGTACTCCTTGTACGGGTCAACCGGTTTGGACGACGCGATCGGTGGGGCGATGAGTACCCCGCTGGGCAAGTACGATCAATTCTTTACCACCGAGTTGACCGAACGACTGTTTGAAAAGTCCGAAGATCTGCTGCATGATCGACCTTGCGGACTGGATTTGGTATCGTTGAACATCCAACGTGGTCGCGATCACGGACTGCCCTCGTACCCTCACTGGAGAAAGCACTGTCGATTGCCCCCGGTTGATACCTGGGCCCAAATGGCTGACGCCGTCGATCCGGGATCGCTCGAGCAAATGAAGAAGATGTACGCAGAACCGGAAAATGTGGACGTCTATTCGGGAGCACTGAGCGAACCTCCCGTAAAAGGGGGAGTCGTTGGACCGCTGATCACGTGCCTTCTCGGGGATCAGTTCGTTCGCTTGAAGCAGGGAGATTCGTTCTGGTACGAGCGCCGACGAGGACCGCAGCGATTCACTAGAG ACCAACTGCAGCAAATCTACAATACGAAACTGTCCAGCATCATCTGCCGCAACTCGGATGCCATCAGCCATTCCCCGGTGGATCTTATGCGAAAGGTTGACCGTAATCAAAATCCGGAACGGCCATGCTCCGAGCTGGACACGTTCGACTTTGGAGCGTTCCGTGAGAGGAAGAAGGATTTGACAGGGCGGGTTAAGGTGGCCACCGCTAAAGTTGGAGTGCTGGTGATACAGACCTCGTCGACGTCCACCGAAGCCAGCGTGGGAACAAGTGCGACGGAGCCTTCAACGACATCGACAACGGGGGCGGCCACAACTACCACTACAACGGCTTCGGTGCCAGCCACTTGA